The genomic interval AAAAGAATGAAAAGTAAGCTTTTTATCCTTACAAATTTAAAAGTTCCGTTAATCATTACCACCTATTACCTTTTACAAAACGAAACTAGGTAGGGTTTCCCCTGCCTAGCTCTCCTAAAACCAACTATTCATTACTTTACAATTATCTCGTTGACACTTGCAAATCCTTTAATATATACAGCTATTTCTGCCATCATATTTAAGCGATTTGCTTTAATCTTATCATCTTCAGCCATTACCATTGTATGGTCAAAGTAAGCTGAAATCACATCTTTCAAGGAGAATAATAAATCGAAATATTCTTCCTCACTTACCTCTTTATTGATTTTTTCCTTAACTGCTATAAAGCTATTATATAGATTACTTTCATACTCGTTTTCAAATAAAGTGGGCTCCACAGAAGAAATTGTTTCGGCTTTATTGGATATATTAATGATTCTGCTTAAGGATTCTATCCCTTCTTTAAAATCAATATTTTCTTTGCGAGTATCTAGTACTTTTGCTTTTCTTAAAATACTTGCGGCCCCACCTATTTTTTCTGCTAGTATCGCTTCGATTATATCATAGCGAATACCTTCTTCTTGTAAAATATGCTTAACACGTAATTTAAAGAATGAAAGAACAGAATCAACTAGCTCTATTCCTGCAACTTTTGCTGAATCAGACATTTCCTTAATCGTAATCTCAGCTAACTGTTCAATTGAAATACTCCAATTTTTATCGATTAACGTTTGTACAATTCCTGTTGCCTGTCTTCTTAATGCATAAGGGTCTTGTGATCCCGTAGGAACCATTCCAATACTAAAGAATGATACAATCGTATCCAGTTTTTCCGCAAGTGCTAGGACAGCACCGATATTACTAGCAGCTGTTTCATCCTCAGCATGACGTGGCATATAATGTTCATTTATCGCAGTTGCAACCGCCTTTTTCTCTCCTTTTTGCAATGCATAACGTTCCCCCATTAATCCTTGTAGCTCAGGGAATTCATACACCATATTTGTAACAAGATCAAACTTAGCGATTTGTGCTGCTCTATCAACATCCTGTGTCTCTTCTGCTGATAAATGTAATTGCTCAGCCAACTTTGCAGCGATTGCTCGTACTCGAGCTACTTTCGCCGCTAAAGTACCAATTTCTTCATGATAAACGATTGCTTCTAACTTTTTAAGCAGTTCATCAATCACTAATTTTTGGTCTTCTTTATAGAAGAATGCTGCATCTGCAAGTCGAGCTCTTAATACTTTTTCATTTCCTTTTGCAACTTTGTCTAAGTGCTGATGATCACCATTACGAACAGTGACAAAGAACGGAAGTAGCTTACCATCCTTTGATTTCACTGGGAAATAGCGCTGATGTTCCTTCATACTTGTTATTAATACTTCTGTTGGTAGTTCTAAAAATGCCTCTTCAAAAGTACCGTATAAAGCTGTTGGATATTCAACTAAATTGGTAACTTCTTCTAATAAATCTTCATCAATTGGAATAATCCAATTGTTTTCTTCTTCTAATTTTTTTATTTGAGAAACAATTGCTTCCTTTCGATCGGTTGCATTAACCATTACGAACTGCCCCAACATTTCCTTTTCATAATTAGAAGGATTATTAAAGATAATTTCCCCACCAAGAAAACGATGACCAAGTGACTTATTAGATGTTTCAACATTAGTAATCGAGAACTTAATAATTTCTTCTCCGAATAATGCGATCAACCATTTAATTGGACGAATGTAACGTAAATCATTATTAGCCCATCGCATGTTTTTTGGGAAAGATAAGCTTAAGATTAATTCTTTTAATTCTGGTAGTAGCTCACTAGTTTGTTTTCCTTCAATAAACTTTTTAACATGAGCATATTCAACACCTTTTATTTCTTTAAAATAAATGTCATCTACTGTTAAACCATGGCCTCTTGTAAAACCAGCAGCAGCTTTAGACCATTCACCAGCTTCATTTTGTGCAATTCGTTTAGCAGGACCTTTCGCTTCTTCTTCCATATCTTGTTGGGATTCATCTAATCCAGTAACAAGAAGCGCCAATCTGCGAGGAGATGAAAATGCCTGAACAGAAGCATAACCTAATTGTTTCTCTGTAAGCCATGCCTCCATTTTATCCTTCAGTGTACTAATACTAGTAGTGATAAAACGTGCTGGCATTTCTTCTAAACCAATCTCCAATAATAAATCTCTTTTATTCATGGCTTTCTCCCTCCTTGCTTTTTAAAATTGGGAATCCTAATTTTTCTCTTTCTTCATAGAATGTTTTTGCAACTTTACGCGCTAAATTTCTACATCTTCCAATATACCCTGTTCTTTCTGTAACAGAGATTGCTCCTTTAGCATCCAACAAATTGAATACGTGAGAGCATTTCAATACATAGTCATATGCAGGGTGTACTAGCCCTTCGTCCATTTGTCTATGTGCCTCTTTTTCATAAATAGAGAAAAGGTTAAACAGCATATCTGTATCAGACGTTTCAAATGTATATTTACTATGCTCAAATTCTGGCTGATAAAAAATATCTTTTATGGTGAAACCTTCTGTCCATTCTAAATCAAAAACATTTTCTTTATCCTGAATATAAGATGCTAGTCGCTCAATCCCGTATGTTATTTCAACAGATACTGGCTTACACTCAATACCACCAACTTGTTGGAAATACGTAAATTGGGTAATTTCCATTCCATCAAGCCAT from Niallia sp. FSL W8-0635 carries:
- the glyS gene encoding glycine--tRNA ligase subunit beta — protein: MNKRDLLLEIGLEEMPARFITTSISTLKDKMEAWLTEKQLGYASVQAFSSPRRLALLVTGLDESQQDMEEEAKGPAKRIAQNEAGEWSKAAAGFTRGHGLTVDDIYFKEIKGVEYAHVKKFIEGKQTSELLPELKELILSLSFPKNMRWANNDLRYIRPIKWLIALFGEEIIKFSITNVETSNKSLGHRFLGGEIIFNNPSNYEKEMLGQFVMVNATDRKEAIVSQIKKLEEENNWIIPIDEDLLEEVTNLVEYPTALYGTFEEAFLELPTEVLITSMKEHQRYFPVKSKDGKLLPFFVTVRNGDHQHLDKVAKGNEKVLRARLADAAFFYKEDQKLVIDELLKKLEAIVYHEEIGTLAAKVARVRAIAAKLAEQLHLSAEETQDVDRAAQIAKFDLVTNMVYEFPELQGLMGERYALQKGEKKAVATAINEHYMPRHAEDETAASNIGAVLALAEKLDTIVSFFSIGMVPTGSQDPYALRRQATGIVQTLIDKNWSISIEQLAEITIKEMSDSAKVAGIELVDSVLSFFKLRVKHILQEEGIRYDIIEAILAEKIGGAASILRKAKVLDTRKENIDFKEGIESLSRIINISNKAETISSVEPTLFENEYESNLYNSFIAVKEKINKEVSEEEYFDLLFSLKDVISAYFDHTMVMAEDDKIKANRLNMMAEIAVYIKGFASVNEIIVK
- the glyQ gene encoding glycine--tRNA ligase subunit alpha, with amino-acid sequence MNIQNMILTLQKHWSDYGCILMQAYDVEKGAGTMSPYTFLRAIGPEPWNVAYVEPSRRPADGRYGENPNRLYQHHQFQVIMKPSPDNIQELYLDSLRALGINPLEHDIRFVEDNWENPSLGCAGLGWEVWLDGMEITQFTYFQQVGGIECKPVSVEITYGIERLASYIQDKENVFDLEWTEGFTIKDIFYQPEFEHSKYTFETSDTDMLFNLFSIYEKEAHRQMDEGLVHPAYDYVLKCSHVFNLLDAKGAISVTERTGYIGRCRNLARKVAKTFYEEREKLGFPILKSKEGESHE